The proteins below come from a single Streptomyces sp. MRC013 genomic window:
- a CDS encoding MerR family transcriptional regulator, with translation MSYSVGQVARFAGITVRTLHHYDEIGLLSPSGRSRAGHRRYEDDDLDRLQQVLFYRELGFPLDQVAALLDDPDTDPQEHLRRQHGLLTARIAELQRMAEAVEHAMEAKKMGINLTPEEKFEVFGEHDPEQYAEEVEQRWGDTEAYRESQRRTARYTKEDWQRLQDEAKDWGDRYGALMDEGEEPSGERAVAMAEEHRQHICRWFYECPQEIHRCLGDMYVADERFKSFYDAMRPGLAEHLRDAIHANADRRA, from the coding sequence ATGAGCTACTCCGTCGGACAGGTCGCCCGTTTCGCCGGGATCACGGTGCGCACCCTGCACCACTACGACGAGATAGGGCTGCTCTCCCCGAGCGGCCGCAGCCGCGCCGGGCACCGGCGCTACGAGGACGACGACCTCGACCGGCTGCAGCAGGTCCTGTTCTACCGGGAGCTCGGCTTCCCGCTCGACCAGGTCGCGGCCTTACTCGACGACCCGGACACGGACCCGCAGGAGCACCTGCGGCGCCAGCACGGTCTGCTGACCGCCCGGATCGCCGAACTGCAGAGGATGGCCGAGGCCGTCGAACACGCCATGGAGGCGAAGAAGATGGGCATCAACCTCACCCCGGAGGAGAAGTTCGAGGTGTTCGGGGAGCACGACCCCGAGCAGTACGCCGAGGAGGTCGAGCAGCGGTGGGGCGACACCGAGGCCTACCGCGAGTCCCAGCGGCGCACCGCCCGCTACACCAAGGAGGACTGGCAGCGCCTCCAGGACGAGGCGAAGGACTGGGGCGACCGCTACGGGGCGCTGATGGACGAGGGCGAGGAGCCCTCCGGCGAGCGGGCCGTGGCCATGGCCGAGGAGCACCGGCAGCACATCTGCCGCTGGTTCTACGAGTGCCCCCAGGAGATACACCGCTGCCTGGGCGACATGTACGTCGCCGACGAGCGCTTCAAGTCGTTCTACGACGCCATGCGCCCCGGCCTCGCGGAGCACCTGCGGGACGCCATCCACGCGAACGCCGACCGCCGCGCGTAG
- a CDS encoding PadR family transcriptional regulator, whose product MSAIRLLVLGAVRQHGRAHGYQVRNDLEYWGAHEWSNAKPGSIYHALKQMAKQGLLRAHETAPSTAGGPPRTEYEITDRGTEEYFALLRRALTAHDQKPDGLTAALGFIVDLPREEAVALLRQRVANLERWRATVTGEYLPGEGAEQLGHIGEIMNLWLHQADAGAAWTRGLIERVESGAYAFAGEGAPFVGVLADGRENPYATGSPHPGDRD is encoded by the coding sequence CGGGCGGGCACACGGCTACCAGGTGCGCAACGACCTGGAGTACTGGGGCGCCCACGAGTGGTCCAACGCCAAACCGGGCTCGATCTACCACGCCCTGAAGCAGATGGCGAAGCAGGGCCTGCTGCGCGCCCACGAGACCGCGCCCAGCACCGCCGGCGGCCCGCCCCGCACCGAGTACGAGATCACCGACCGGGGCACCGAGGAGTACTTCGCCCTGCTCCGCCGGGCCCTCACGGCGCACGACCAGAAGCCCGACGGCCTCACCGCCGCCCTCGGCTTCATCGTCGACCTGCCCCGCGAGGAGGCGGTCGCCCTGCTCCGGCAGCGGGTCGCGAACCTGGAGCGCTGGCGGGCCACCGTCACCGGGGAGTACCTGCCCGGGGAGGGCGCCGAGCAGCTGGGGCACATCGGGGAGATCATGAACCTCTGGCTCCACCAGGCCGACGCGGGCGCCGCCTGGACCCGCGGCCTGATCGAGCGCGTCGAGAGCGGGGCGTACGCCTTCGCCGGCGAGGGCGCCCCGTTCGTCGGCGTCCTCGCGGACGGCCGGGAGAACCCGTACGCGACGGGCTCCCCGCACCCCGGGGACCGGGACTGA